From the Primulina tabacum isolate GXHZ01 chromosome 3, ASM2559414v2, whole genome shotgun sequence genome, one window contains:
- the LOC142539159 gene encoding serine/threonine-protein kinase BSK5-like isoform X2, which translates to MGACCSVLSMCWWLSNNETNVICSSHIDGCENGDQKLPAFKEFGFEELKVSTSGFSVANIVSEQGEKAPNVVYKGRLKDGGGFIAIKRFNQFAWPNSRQFLEEAREVGNLRSPRLANLLGCCCEGDERLLVAEYMPHETLSKHLFHWENKPLKWAMRLRVALCIAQAVDYCSGKGRALYHDLNAYRVLFDQNGNPKLSCFGLMKNSRDGKSFSTNLSFTPPEYLRTGRVTPESVIYSFGTLVLDLLSGKHIPPSHALDLVRDKNFLMLMDSCLEGHVSNEDGVQLMQLASYCLQSEPRERPNAKSLVASLTSIQKETDTPSHELLGIDQPTSATQKLSPLGEACARLNLTAIHQILEKVGYNDDEGVSSEMWTSQLQECLNCRKRGDAAFREKDITTAISCYTKFINGGTMVSPTVIARRSLCYLMEDKVQEALADALQAQMSSPDWPVALYLQAAALFILGMDNDARKTLNDGSSLSAKWNI; encoded by the exons ATGGGAGCCTGTTGTTCCGTTCTGAGCATGTGCTGGTGGCTTTCCAACAACGAAACGAACGTCATTTGTTCGTCACATATTG ATGGATGTGAGAATGGTGACCAAAAGTTGCCAGCTTTCAAAGAGTTTGGATTCGAAGAGCTCAAGGTTTCCACCTCGGGTTTCTCTGTGGCCAACATTGTATCCGAACAGGGAGAAAAAGCACCTAATGTGGTCTACAAAGGCCGACTCAAAGATGGCGGTGGTTTTATTGCCATTAAGCGATTCAACCAGTTTGCTTGGCCCAATTCTCGCCAGTTTCTT GAGGAAGCAAGGGAAGTTGGTAACCTTCGGAGCCCGAGGTTGGCGAATTTGTTAGGATGTTGTTGCGAAGGGGATGAAAGGTTGCTCGTCGCCGAGTATATGCCtcatgaaactctttcaaaacatttatttcATT GGGAAAATAAACCACTGAAATGGGCAATGAGATTGAGAGTGGCCTTATGCATAGCACAAGCTGTGGACTACTGCAGTGGCAAAGGGCGAGCACTGTATCATGATCTTAATGCTTACAGAGTTTTGTTCGATCAA AATGGTAATCCCAAGCTATCATGCTTTGGATTGATGAAGAACAGCAGGGATGGAAAGAGTTTCAGTACAAATTTATCATTCACCCCTCCTGAATATTTAAGAACAG GTAGAGTCACTCCAGAAagtgtgatttacagttttggCACCTTAGTGCTTGATCTTCTCAGTGGCAAACATATTCCACCTAGCCAT GCACTCGATTTGGTACGTGACAAGAACTTTCTGATGCTGATGGATTCTTGTTTAGAGGGCCACGTTTCAAATGAAGATGGGGTTCAACTGATGCAACTGGCTTCGTATTGTTTGCAATCTGAACCTCGGGAAAGGCCAAATGCCAAGTCTCTCGTAGCCTCCCTTACTTCTATTCAGAAGGAAACAGAT ACACCATCTCATGAACTCTTGGGGATCGATCAACCTACATCTGCCACACAAAAGCTATCACCCCTCGGTGAGGCGTGCGCAAGATTAAACCTAACAGCTATACACCAGATACTAGAGAAGGTTGGTTACAATGATGATGAGGGAGTTTCCAGTGAG ATGTGGACAAGCCAACTTCAAGAATGCTTGAATTGTCGGAAGCGTGGTGACGCTGCATTTCGTGAGAAAGACATCACCACTGCGATTAGTTGCTACACAAAG TTTATAAATGGTGGGACTATGGTCTCCCCAACTGTGATTGCTCGGCGCAGCTTGTGTTACCTAATGGAAGACAAAGTACAAGAAGCTCTAGCAGACGCTTTGCAAGCTCAAATGTCATCCCCAGATTGGCCTGTTGCTTTGTATCTTCAAGCCGCCGCGCTCTTTATTCTTGGAATGGACAACGATGCACGAAAAACTCTCAACGATGGCTCCTCTTTGAGTGCCAAATGGAACATATAA
- the LOC142539159 gene encoding serine/threonine-protein kinase BSK5-like isoform X1 — translation MGACCSVLSMCWWLSNNETNVICSSHIDGCENGDQKLPAFKEFGFEELKVSTSGFSVANIVSEQGEKAPNVVYKGRLKDGGGFIAIKRFNQFAWPNSRQFLEEAREVGNLRSPRLANLLGCCCEGDERLLVAEYMPHETLSKHLFHWENKPLKWAMRLRVALCIAQAVDYCSGKGRALYHDLNAYRVLFDQNGNPKLSCFGLMKNSRDGKSFSTNLSFTPPEYLRTGRVTPESVIYSFGTLVLDLLSGKHIPPSHALDLVRDKNFLMLMDSCLEGHVSNEDGVQLMQLASYCLQSEPRERPNAKSLVASLTSIQKETDTPSHELLGIDQPTSATQKLSPLGEACARLNLTAIHQILEKVGYNDDEGVSSELSFQMWTSQLQECLNCRKRGDAAFREKDITTAISCYTKFINGGTMVSPTVIARRSLCYLMEDKVQEALADALQAQMSSPDWPVALYLQAAALFILGMDNDARKTLNDGSSLSAKWNI, via the exons ATGGGAGCCTGTTGTTCCGTTCTGAGCATGTGCTGGTGGCTTTCCAACAACGAAACGAACGTCATTTGTTCGTCACATATTG ATGGATGTGAGAATGGTGACCAAAAGTTGCCAGCTTTCAAAGAGTTTGGATTCGAAGAGCTCAAGGTTTCCACCTCGGGTTTCTCTGTGGCCAACATTGTATCCGAACAGGGAGAAAAAGCACCTAATGTGGTCTACAAAGGCCGACTCAAAGATGGCGGTGGTTTTATTGCCATTAAGCGATTCAACCAGTTTGCTTGGCCCAATTCTCGCCAGTTTCTT GAGGAAGCAAGGGAAGTTGGTAACCTTCGGAGCCCGAGGTTGGCGAATTTGTTAGGATGTTGTTGCGAAGGGGATGAAAGGTTGCTCGTCGCCGAGTATATGCCtcatgaaactctttcaaaacatttatttcATT GGGAAAATAAACCACTGAAATGGGCAATGAGATTGAGAGTGGCCTTATGCATAGCACAAGCTGTGGACTACTGCAGTGGCAAAGGGCGAGCACTGTATCATGATCTTAATGCTTACAGAGTTTTGTTCGATCAA AATGGTAATCCCAAGCTATCATGCTTTGGATTGATGAAGAACAGCAGGGATGGAAAGAGTTTCAGTACAAATTTATCATTCACCCCTCCTGAATATTTAAGAACAG GTAGAGTCACTCCAGAAagtgtgatttacagttttggCACCTTAGTGCTTGATCTTCTCAGTGGCAAACATATTCCACCTAGCCAT GCACTCGATTTGGTACGTGACAAGAACTTTCTGATGCTGATGGATTCTTGTTTAGAGGGCCACGTTTCAAATGAAGATGGGGTTCAACTGATGCAACTGGCTTCGTATTGTTTGCAATCTGAACCTCGGGAAAGGCCAAATGCCAAGTCTCTCGTAGCCTCCCTTACTTCTATTCAGAAGGAAACAGAT ACACCATCTCATGAACTCTTGGGGATCGATCAACCTACATCTGCCACACAAAAGCTATCACCCCTCGGTGAGGCGTGCGCAAGATTAAACCTAACAGCTATACACCAGATACTAGAGAAGGTTGGTTACAATGATGATGAGGGAGTTTCCAGTGAG CTCTCGTTTCAGATGTGGACAAGCCAACTTCAAGAATGCTTGAATTGTCGGAAGCGTGGTGACGCTGCATTTCGTGAGAAAGACATCACCACTGCGATTAGTTGCTACACAAAG TTTATAAATGGTGGGACTATGGTCTCCCCAACTGTGATTGCTCGGCGCAGCTTGTGTTACCTAATGGAAGACAAAGTACAAGAAGCTCTAGCAGACGCTTTGCAAGCTCAAATGTCATCCCCAGATTGGCCTGTTGCTTTGTATCTTCAAGCCGCCGCGCTCTTTATTCTTGGAATGGACAACGATGCACGAAAAACTCTCAACGATGGCTCCTCTTTGAGTGCCAAATGGAACATATAA
- the LOC142538756 gene encoding uncharacterized protein LOC142538756 yields the protein MPNYEKFIKDVMSKKRKLQEFETVKLTEECSAILQKKLPQKLKDLGSFTIPCFIGGSKCSKTLCDLGANINLMSFSIYRELELGEVKPTTITLQLADRSLTYPRGILEDVLVKVDKFIFPADFVILDMEEDHDTPLIFGRPFLATGRALIDVHKGELTLRVGGEAVIFNIYQAIKGSNEVSTCKSIDVIDSCMSLDCAGTRDPLESCLIGAAGTVDENDWEVK from the coding sequence ATGccaaattatgaaaaatttattaaagatGTGATGTCTAAGAAGAGGAAGCTGCAGGAGTTTGAGACTGTGAAACTGACTGAAGAATGTAGCGCCATACTGCAAAAGAAGCTACCACAAAAATTGAAAGATctagggagttttactattccttgcttTATTGGTGGTTCTAAATGTAGTAAAACTTTATGTGATTTGGGAGCAAATATTAATTTGATGTCGTTTTCTATTTACAGGGAACTGGAGCTTGGAGAGGTTAAACCAACCACTATCACCTTACAGCTTGCTGACAGAAGTCTCACGTATCCACGTGGGATTTTGGAAGATGTACTAGTAAAAgtagataaatttatttttcctgctgatTTCGTGATTTTAGATATGGAGGAGGATCATGATACCCCATTAATCTTTGGGAGACCTTTCCTGGCGACTGGAAGAGCATTGATAGATGTGCATAAGGgtgaactcaccttgagagtgGGTGGAGAAGCAGTCATTTTTAATATCTATCAAGCCATTAAGGGATcaaatgaggtaagtacttgtaaAAGCATCGATGTTATAGACTCATGTATGTCTCTTGATTGTGCAGGAACTAGGGATCCTTTGGAGAGCTGTTTGATAGGTGCTGCAGGAACTGTTGATGAAAATGATTGGGAAGTGAAATAG